Proteins encoded by one window of Arachis hypogaea cultivar Tifrunner chromosome 1, arahy.Tifrunner.gnm2.J5K5, whole genome shotgun sequence:
- the LOC112794773 gene encoding WAT1-related protein At3g02690, chloroplastic isoform X2, with amino-acid sequence MACCCTSPSATAGRYFSIHNSRSSQFRINTFPFLPSPSSTAACSIRFRVPRTTSLRHKPFTVSCTPTGTEQQQLDFQDPPPSSPLDCVGTGQDVECVAPFANEEQGQNGTVSLSSENNKEQGESLKCLAEGLWELTVLVSPFFFWGTAMVAMKEVIPKTGPFFVSAFRLIPAGFLLVGFAASRGRPFPSGLDAWLSISLFALVDAACFQGFLAEGLQRTSAGLGSVIIDSQPLTVAVLAALLFGESIGIVGAAGLVLGVVGLVLLEGATVTSPKVKDHRVCCSYRCCHLMKAISHYGEVGSGGCFLQPRVWQLAQLWFDGSPSTLILSWQLDGWQHCLGGSIAQMFTLPYLLQHMVIGGLPLVAFSILNNDPALSQSLQEYSSTDILALLYTSIFGSAVSYGVFFYSATKGSLTKLSSLTFLTPMFASIFGFLYLGETFTPVQLVGAIVTIAAIYMVNFRNTSE; translated from the exons ATGGCGTGCTGCTGCACCTCTCCCTCCGCCACCGCCGGCCGCTACTTCTCTATTCACAACTCTCGCAGTTCTCAATTTCGCATCAACACTTTCCCATTCCTTCCTTCTCCATCTTCTACCGCTGCATGTTCCATTCGATTTAGGGTTCCGCGCACCACTTCACTTAGACACAAACCATTCACCGTCTCCTGCACTCCCACCGGCACCGAACAACAACAGCTCGACTTCCAAGATCCCCCTCCTTCTTCCCCCCTAGATTGCGTCGGCACCGGCCAAGACGTCGAGTGCGTTGCACCCTTCGCCAATGAAGAACAGGGACAAAACGGCACCGTATCGTTATCTTCGGAGAACAATAAGGAACAAG GTGAATCATTGAAGTGCCTTGCAGAAGGGCTTTGGGAATTGACAGTGCTGGTATCACCGTTCTTCTTCTGGGGAACTGCAATGGTGGCTATGAAGGAGGTGATTCCAAAGACAGGCCCGTTCTTTGTGTCGGCGTTCCGGCTAATACCTGCCGGGTTCCTCCTCGTCGGGTTCGCTGCTTCAAGGGGAAGACCATTCCCTTCGGGACTCGATGCCTGGCTCTCAATCTCTCTCTTTGCATTAGTTGATGCAGCTTGCTTTCAG GGTTTTCTTGCAGAAGGGTTGCAGAGGACTTCGGCTGGTTTGGGCAGC GTTATAATTGATTCACAACCTTTGACAGTAGCTGTGCTTGCAGCTTTGTTATTTGGTGAATCCATTGGGATTGTTGGTGCTGCTGGTCTAGTCCTTGGTGTAGTTGGACTTGTATTACTCGAG GGTGCAACAGTTACCAGCCCAAAAG TGAAGGATCACCGTGTTTGTTGCAGTTACCGGTGCTGTCATTTGATGAAAGCAATTTCTCACTATGGGGAAGTGGGGAGTGGTGGATGCTTCTTGCAGCCCAGAGTATGGCAGTTGGCACAGTTATGGTTCGATGGGTCTCCAAGTACTCTGATCCTGTCATGGCAACTGGATGG ATGGCAGCATTGTTTAGGTGGAAGCATAGCTCAAATGTTTACCCTGCCATATTTGTTGCAGCATATGGTTATTGGTGGCCTCCCTCTAGTGGCATTCTCCATTCTTAACAATGATCCTGCTCTCAGTCAGAGTCTTCAAGAGTACAGTTCAACTGATATATTGGCACTACTCTACACATCCATTTTTGGAAGTGCTGTGAGCTATGGTGTGTTCTTTTATAGTGCAACTAAAG GTAGCTTGACCAAGCTCAGTTCACTTACGTTTTTGACCCCAATGTTTGCTTCAATTTTTGG GTTTCTGTATCTCGGGGAGACCTTCACGCCTGTACAGCTAGTCGGGGCCATCGTTACTATAGCTGCGATATACATGGTTAACTTCAGAAACACTTcagaataa
- the LOC112794773 gene encoding WAT1-related protein At3g02690, chloroplastic isoform X1, whose amino-acid sequence MACCCTSPSATAGRYFSIHNSRSSQFRINTFPFLPSPSSTAACSIRFRVPRTTSLRHKPFTVSCTPTGTEQQQLDFQDPPPSSPLDCVGTGQDVECVAPFANEEQGQNGTVSLSSENNKEQEGESLKCLAEGLWELTVLVSPFFFWGTAMVAMKEVIPKTGPFFVSAFRLIPAGFLLVGFAASRGRPFPSGLDAWLSISLFALVDAACFQGFLAEGLQRTSAGLGSVIIDSQPLTVAVLAALLFGESIGIVGAAGLVLGVVGLVLLEGATVTSPKVKDHRVCCSYRCCHLMKAISHYGEVGSGGCFLQPRVWQLAQLWFDGSPSTLILSWQLDGWQHCLGGSIAQMFTLPYLLQHMVIGGLPLVAFSILNNDPALSQSLQEYSSTDILALLYTSIFGSAVSYGVFFYSATKGSLTKLSSLTFLTPMFASIFGFLYLGETFTPVQLVGAIVTIAAIYMVNFRNTSE is encoded by the exons ATGGCGTGCTGCTGCACCTCTCCCTCCGCCACCGCCGGCCGCTACTTCTCTATTCACAACTCTCGCAGTTCTCAATTTCGCATCAACACTTTCCCATTCCTTCCTTCTCCATCTTCTACCGCTGCATGTTCCATTCGATTTAGGGTTCCGCGCACCACTTCACTTAGACACAAACCATTCACCGTCTCCTGCACTCCCACCGGCACCGAACAACAACAGCTCGACTTCCAAGATCCCCCTCCTTCTTCCCCCCTAGATTGCGTCGGCACCGGCCAAGACGTCGAGTGCGTTGCACCCTTCGCCAATGAAGAACAGGGACAAAACGGCACCGTATCGTTATCTTCGGAGAACAATAAGGAACAAG AAGGTGAATCATTGAAGTGCCTTGCAGAAGGGCTTTGGGAATTGACAGTGCTGGTATCACCGTTCTTCTTCTGGGGAACTGCAATGGTGGCTATGAAGGAGGTGATTCCAAAGACAGGCCCGTTCTTTGTGTCGGCGTTCCGGCTAATACCTGCCGGGTTCCTCCTCGTCGGGTTCGCTGCTTCAAGGGGAAGACCATTCCCTTCGGGACTCGATGCCTGGCTCTCAATCTCTCTCTTTGCATTAGTTGATGCAGCTTGCTTTCAG GGTTTTCTTGCAGAAGGGTTGCAGAGGACTTCGGCTGGTTTGGGCAGC GTTATAATTGATTCACAACCTTTGACAGTAGCTGTGCTTGCAGCTTTGTTATTTGGTGAATCCATTGGGATTGTTGGTGCTGCTGGTCTAGTCCTTGGTGTAGTTGGACTTGTATTACTCGAG GGTGCAACAGTTACCAGCCCAAAAG TGAAGGATCACCGTGTTTGTTGCAGTTACCGGTGCTGTCATTTGATGAAAGCAATTTCTCACTATGGGGAAGTGGGGAGTGGTGGATGCTTCTTGCAGCCCAGAGTATGGCAGTTGGCACAGTTATGGTTCGATGGGTCTCCAAGTACTCTGATCCTGTCATGGCAACTGGATGG ATGGCAGCATTGTTTAGGTGGAAGCATAGCTCAAATGTTTACCCTGCCATATTTGTTGCAGCATATGGTTATTGGTGGCCTCCCTCTAGTGGCATTCTCCATTCTTAACAATGATCCTGCTCTCAGTCAGAGTCTTCAAGAGTACAGTTCAACTGATATATTGGCACTACTCTACACATCCATTTTTGGAAGTGCTGTGAGCTATGGTGTGTTCTTTTATAGTGCAACTAAAG GTAGCTTGACCAAGCTCAGTTCACTTACGTTTTTGACCCCAATGTTTGCTTCAATTTTTGG GTTTCTGTATCTCGGGGAGACCTTCACGCCTGTACAGCTAGTCGGGGCCATCGTTACTATAGCTGCGATATACATGGTTAACTTCAGAAACACTTcagaataa
- the LOC112794773 gene encoding WAT1-related protein At3g02690, chloroplastic isoform X9 → MACCCTSPSATAGRYFSIHNSRSSQFRINTFPFLPSPSSTAACSIRFRVPRTTSLRHKPFTVSCTPTGTEQQQLDFQDPPPSSPLDCVGTGQDVECVAPFANEEQGQNGTVSLSSENNKEQGESLKCLAEGLWELTVLVSPFFFWGTAMVAMKEVIPKTGPFFVSAFRLIPAGFLLVGFAASRGRPFPSGLDAWLSISLFALVDAACFQGFLAEGLQRTSAGLGSVIIDSQPLTVAVLAALLFGESIGIVGAAGLVLGVVGLVLLELPVLSFDESNFSLWGSGEWWMLLAAQSMAVGTVMVRWVSKYSDPVMATGWHMVIGGLPLVAFSILNNDPALSQSLQEYSSTDILALLYTSIFGSAVSYGVFFYSATKGSLTKLSSLTFLTPMFASIFGFLYLGETFTPVQLVGAIVTIAAIYMVNFRNTSE, encoded by the exons ATGGCGTGCTGCTGCACCTCTCCCTCCGCCACCGCCGGCCGCTACTTCTCTATTCACAACTCTCGCAGTTCTCAATTTCGCATCAACACTTTCCCATTCCTTCCTTCTCCATCTTCTACCGCTGCATGTTCCATTCGATTTAGGGTTCCGCGCACCACTTCACTTAGACACAAACCATTCACCGTCTCCTGCACTCCCACCGGCACCGAACAACAACAGCTCGACTTCCAAGATCCCCCTCCTTCTTCCCCCCTAGATTGCGTCGGCACCGGCCAAGACGTCGAGTGCGTTGCACCCTTCGCCAATGAAGAACAGGGACAAAACGGCACCGTATCGTTATCTTCGGAGAACAATAAGGAACAAG GTGAATCATTGAAGTGCCTTGCAGAAGGGCTTTGGGAATTGACAGTGCTGGTATCACCGTTCTTCTTCTGGGGAACTGCAATGGTGGCTATGAAGGAGGTGATTCCAAAGACAGGCCCGTTCTTTGTGTCGGCGTTCCGGCTAATACCTGCCGGGTTCCTCCTCGTCGGGTTCGCTGCTTCAAGGGGAAGACCATTCCCTTCGGGACTCGATGCCTGGCTCTCAATCTCTCTCTTTGCATTAGTTGATGCAGCTTGCTTTCAG GGTTTTCTTGCAGAAGGGTTGCAGAGGACTTCGGCTGGTTTGGGCAGC GTTATAATTGATTCACAACCTTTGACAGTAGCTGTGCTTGCAGCTTTGTTATTTGGTGAATCCATTGGGATTGTTGGTGCTGCTGGTCTAGTCCTTGGTGTAGTTGGACTTGTATTACTCGAG TTACCGGTGCTGTCATTTGATGAAAGCAATTTCTCACTATGGGGAAGTGGGGAGTGGTGGATGCTTCTTGCAGCCCAGAGTATGGCAGTTGGCACAGTTATGGTTCGATGGGTCTCCAAGTACTCTGATCCTGTCATGGCAACTGGATGG CATATGGTTATTGGTGGCCTCCCTCTAGTGGCATTCTCCATTCTTAACAATGATCCTGCTCTCAGTCAGAGTCTTCAAGAGTACAGTTCAACTGATATATTGGCACTACTCTACACATCCATTTTTGGAAGTGCTGTGAGCTATGGTGTGTTCTTTTATAGTGCAACTAAAG GTAGCTTGACCAAGCTCAGTTCACTTACGTTTTTGACCCCAATGTTTGCTTCAATTTTTGG GTTTCTGTATCTCGGGGAGACCTTCACGCCTGTACAGCTAGTCGGGGCCATCGTTACTATAGCTGCGATATACATGGTTAACTTCAGAAACACTTcagaataa
- the LOC112794773 gene encoding WAT1-related protein At3g02690, chloroplastic isoform X7, with protein MACCCTSPSATAGRYFSIHNSRSSQFRINTFPFLPSPSSTAACSIRFRVPRTTSLRHKPFTVSCTPTGTEQQQLDFQDPPPSSPLDCVGTGQDVECVAPFANEEQGQNGTVSLSSENNKEQEGESLKCLAEGLWELTVLVSPFFFWGTAMVAMKEVIPKTGPFFVSAFRLIPAGFLLVGFAASRGRPFPSGLDAWLSISLFALVDAACFQGFLAEGLQRTSAGLGSVIIDSQPLTVAVLAALLFGESIGIVGAAGLVLGVVGLVLLEGATVTSPKGSPCLLQLPVLSFDESNFSLWGSGEWWMLLAAQSMAVGTVMVRWVSKYSDPVMATGWHMVIGGLPLVAFSILNNDPALSQSLQEYSSTDILALLYTSIFGSAVSYGVFFYSATKGSLTKLSSLTFLTPMFASIFGFLYLGETFTPVQLVGAIVTIAAIYMVNFRNTSE; from the exons ATGGCGTGCTGCTGCACCTCTCCCTCCGCCACCGCCGGCCGCTACTTCTCTATTCACAACTCTCGCAGTTCTCAATTTCGCATCAACACTTTCCCATTCCTTCCTTCTCCATCTTCTACCGCTGCATGTTCCATTCGATTTAGGGTTCCGCGCACCACTTCACTTAGACACAAACCATTCACCGTCTCCTGCACTCCCACCGGCACCGAACAACAACAGCTCGACTTCCAAGATCCCCCTCCTTCTTCCCCCCTAGATTGCGTCGGCACCGGCCAAGACGTCGAGTGCGTTGCACCCTTCGCCAATGAAGAACAGGGACAAAACGGCACCGTATCGTTATCTTCGGAGAACAATAAGGAACAAG AAGGTGAATCATTGAAGTGCCTTGCAGAAGGGCTTTGGGAATTGACAGTGCTGGTATCACCGTTCTTCTTCTGGGGAACTGCAATGGTGGCTATGAAGGAGGTGATTCCAAAGACAGGCCCGTTCTTTGTGTCGGCGTTCCGGCTAATACCTGCCGGGTTCCTCCTCGTCGGGTTCGCTGCTTCAAGGGGAAGACCATTCCCTTCGGGACTCGATGCCTGGCTCTCAATCTCTCTCTTTGCATTAGTTGATGCAGCTTGCTTTCAG GGTTTTCTTGCAGAAGGGTTGCAGAGGACTTCGGCTGGTTTGGGCAGC GTTATAATTGATTCACAACCTTTGACAGTAGCTGTGCTTGCAGCTTTGTTATTTGGTGAATCCATTGGGATTGTTGGTGCTGCTGGTCTAGTCCTTGGTGTAGTTGGACTTGTATTACTCGAG GGTGCAACAGTTACCAGCCCAAAAG GATCACCGTGTTTGTTGCAGTTACCGGTGCTGTCATTTGATGAAAGCAATTTCTCACTATGGGGAAGTGGGGAGTGGTGGATGCTTCTTGCAGCCCAGAGTATGGCAGTTGGCACAGTTATGGTTCGATGGGTCTCCAAGTACTCTGATCCTGTCATGGCAACTGGATGG CATATGGTTATTGGTGGCCTCCCTCTAGTGGCATTCTCCATTCTTAACAATGATCCTGCTCTCAGTCAGAGTCTTCAAGAGTACAGTTCAACTGATATATTGGCACTACTCTACACATCCATTTTTGGAAGTGCTGTGAGCTATGGTGTGTTCTTTTATAGTGCAACTAAAG GTAGCTTGACCAAGCTCAGTTCACTTACGTTTTTGACCCCAATGTTTGCTTCAATTTTTGG GTTTCTGTATCTCGGGGAGACCTTCACGCCTGTACAGCTAGTCGGGGCCATCGTTACTATAGCTGCGATATACATGGTTAACTTCAGAAACACTTcagaataa
- the LOC112794773 gene encoding WAT1-related protein At3g02690, chloroplastic isoform X4, with protein sequence MACCCTSPSATAGRYFSIHNSRSSQFRINTFPFLPSPSSTAACSIRFRVPRTTSLRHKPFTVSCTPTGTEQQQLDFQDPPPSSPLDCVGTGQDVECVAPFANEEQGQNGTVSLSSENNKEQGESLKCLAEGLWELTVLVSPFFFWGTAMVAMKEVIPKTGPFFVSAFRLIPAGFLLVGFAASRGRPFPSGLDAWLSISLFALVDAACFQGFLAEGLQRTSAGLGSVIIDSQPLTVAVLAALLFGESIGIVGAAGLVLGVVGLVLLEGATVTSPKGTTTYELPSICLFGSEGSPCLLQLPVLSFDESNFSLWGSGEWWMLLAAQSMAVGTVMVRWVSKYSDPVMATGWHMVIGGLPLVAFSILNNDPALSQSLQEYSSTDILALLYTSIFGSAVSYGVFFYSATKGSLTKLSSLTFLTPMFASIFGFLYLGETFTPVQLVGAIVTIAAIYMVNFRNTSE encoded by the exons ATGGCGTGCTGCTGCACCTCTCCCTCCGCCACCGCCGGCCGCTACTTCTCTATTCACAACTCTCGCAGTTCTCAATTTCGCATCAACACTTTCCCATTCCTTCCTTCTCCATCTTCTACCGCTGCATGTTCCATTCGATTTAGGGTTCCGCGCACCACTTCACTTAGACACAAACCATTCACCGTCTCCTGCACTCCCACCGGCACCGAACAACAACAGCTCGACTTCCAAGATCCCCCTCCTTCTTCCCCCCTAGATTGCGTCGGCACCGGCCAAGACGTCGAGTGCGTTGCACCCTTCGCCAATGAAGAACAGGGACAAAACGGCACCGTATCGTTATCTTCGGAGAACAATAAGGAACAAG GTGAATCATTGAAGTGCCTTGCAGAAGGGCTTTGGGAATTGACAGTGCTGGTATCACCGTTCTTCTTCTGGGGAACTGCAATGGTGGCTATGAAGGAGGTGATTCCAAAGACAGGCCCGTTCTTTGTGTCGGCGTTCCGGCTAATACCTGCCGGGTTCCTCCTCGTCGGGTTCGCTGCTTCAAGGGGAAGACCATTCCCTTCGGGACTCGATGCCTGGCTCTCAATCTCTCTCTTTGCATTAGTTGATGCAGCTTGCTTTCAG GGTTTTCTTGCAGAAGGGTTGCAGAGGACTTCGGCTGGTTTGGGCAGC GTTATAATTGATTCACAACCTTTGACAGTAGCTGTGCTTGCAGCTTTGTTATTTGGTGAATCCATTGGGATTGTTGGTGCTGCTGGTCTAGTCCTTGGTGTAGTTGGACTTGTATTACTCGAG GGTGCAACAGTTACCAGCCCAAAAGGTACAACTACCTATGAGTTACCTTCTATATGTTTGTTTGGTAGTGAAGGATCACCGTGTTTGTTGCAGTTACCGGTGCTGTCATTTGATGAAAGCAATTTCTCACTATGGGGAAGTGGGGAGTGGTGGATGCTTCTTGCAGCCCAGAGTATGGCAGTTGGCACAGTTATGGTTCGATGGGTCTCCAAGTACTCTGATCCTGTCATGGCAACTGGATGG CATATGGTTATTGGTGGCCTCCCTCTAGTGGCATTCTCCATTCTTAACAATGATCCTGCTCTCAGTCAGAGTCTTCAAGAGTACAGTTCAACTGATATATTGGCACTACTCTACACATCCATTTTTGGAAGTGCTGTGAGCTATGGTGTGTTCTTTTATAGTGCAACTAAAG GTAGCTTGACCAAGCTCAGTTCACTTACGTTTTTGACCCCAATGTTTGCTTCAATTTTTGG GTTTCTGTATCTCGGGGAGACCTTCACGCCTGTACAGCTAGTCGGGGCCATCGTTACTATAGCTGCGATATACATGGTTAACTTCAGAAACACTTcagaataa
- the LOC112794773 gene encoding WAT1-related protein At3g02690, chloroplastic isoform X6, with amino-acid sequence MACCCTSPSATAGRYFSIHNSRSSQFRINTFPFLPSPSSTAACSIRFRVPRTTSLRHKPFTVSCTPTGTEQQQLDFQDPPPSSPLDCVGTGQDVECVAPFANEEQGQNGTVSLSSENNKEQEGLWELTVLVSPFFFWGTAMVAMKEVIPKTGPFFVSAFRLIPAGFLLVGFAASRGRPFPSGLDAWLSISLFALVDAACFQGFLAEGLQRTSAGLGSVIIDSQPLTVAVLAALLFGESIGIVGAAGLVLGVVGLVLLEGATVTSPKGTTTYELPSICLFGSEGSPCLLQLPVLSFDESNFSLWGSGEWWMLLAAQSMAVGTVMVRWVSKYSDPVMATGWHMVIGGLPLVAFSILNNDPALSQSLQEYSSTDILALLYTSIFGSAVSYGVFFYSATKGSLTKLSSLTFLTPMFASIFGFLYLGETFTPVQLVGAIVTIAAIYMVNFRNTSE; translated from the exons ATGGCGTGCTGCTGCACCTCTCCCTCCGCCACCGCCGGCCGCTACTTCTCTATTCACAACTCTCGCAGTTCTCAATTTCGCATCAACACTTTCCCATTCCTTCCTTCTCCATCTTCTACCGCTGCATGTTCCATTCGATTTAGGGTTCCGCGCACCACTTCACTTAGACACAAACCATTCACCGTCTCCTGCACTCCCACCGGCACCGAACAACAACAGCTCGACTTCCAAGATCCCCCTCCTTCTTCCCCCCTAGATTGCGTCGGCACCGGCCAAGACGTCGAGTGCGTTGCACCCTTCGCCAATGAAGAACAGGGACAAAACGGCACCGTATCGTTATCTTCGGAGAACAATAAGGAACAAG AAGGGCTTTGGGAATTGACAGTGCTGGTATCACCGTTCTTCTTCTGGGGAACTGCAATGGTGGCTATGAAGGAGGTGATTCCAAAGACAGGCCCGTTCTTTGTGTCGGCGTTCCGGCTAATACCTGCCGGGTTCCTCCTCGTCGGGTTCGCTGCTTCAAGGGGAAGACCATTCCCTTCGGGACTCGATGCCTGGCTCTCAATCTCTCTCTTTGCATTAGTTGATGCAGCTTGCTTTCAG GGTTTTCTTGCAGAAGGGTTGCAGAGGACTTCGGCTGGTTTGGGCAGC GTTATAATTGATTCACAACCTTTGACAGTAGCTGTGCTTGCAGCTTTGTTATTTGGTGAATCCATTGGGATTGTTGGTGCTGCTGGTCTAGTCCTTGGTGTAGTTGGACTTGTATTACTCGAG GGTGCAACAGTTACCAGCCCAAAAGGTACAACTACCTATGAGTTACCTTCTATATGTTTGTTTGGTAGTGAAGGATCACCGTGTTTGTTGCAGTTACCGGTGCTGTCATTTGATGAAAGCAATTTCTCACTATGGGGAAGTGGGGAGTGGTGGATGCTTCTTGCAGCCCAGAGTATGGCAGTTGGCACAGTTATGGTTCGATGGGTCTCCAAGTACTCTGATCCTGTCATGGCAACTGGATGG CATATGGTTATTGGTGGCCTCCCTCTAGTGGCATTCTCCATTCTTAACAATGATCCTGCTCTCAGTCAGAGTCTTCAAGAGTACAGTTCAACTGATATATTGGCACTACTCTACACATCCATTTTTGGAAGTGCTGTGAGCTATGGTGTGTTCTTTTATAGTGCAACTAAAG GTAGCTTGACCAAGCTCAGTTCACTTACGTTTTTGACCCCAATGTTTGCTTCAATTTTTGG GTTTCTGTATCTCGGGGAGACCTTCACGCCTGTACAGCTAGTCGGGGCCATCGTTACTATAGCTGCGATATACATGGTTAACTTCAGAAACACTTcagaataa
- the LOC112794773 gene encoding WAT1-related protein At3g02690, chloroplastic isoform X10 produces MACCCTSPSATAGRYFSIHNSRSSQFRINTFPFLPSPSSTAACSIRFRVPRTTSLRHKPFTVSCTPTGTEQQQLDFQDPPPSSPLDCVGTGQDVECVAPFANEEQGQNGTVSLSSENNKEQEGLWELTVLVSPFFFWGTAMVAMKEVIPKTGPFFVSAFRLIPAGFLLVGFAASRGRPFPSGLDAWLSISLFALVDAACFQGFLAEGLQRTSAGLGSVIIDSQPLTVAVLAALLFGESIGIVGAAGLVLGVVGLVLLELPVLSFDESNFSLWGSGEWWMLLAAQSMAVGTVMVRWVSKYSDPVMATGWHMVIGGLPLVAFSILNNDPALSQSLQEYSSTDILALLYTSIFGSAVSYGVFFYSATKGSLTKLSSLTFLTPMFASIFGFLYLGETFTPVQLVGAIVTIAAIYMVNFRNTSE; encoded by the exons ATGGCGTGCTGCTGCACCTCTCCCTCCGCCACCGCCGGCCGCTACTTCTCTATTCACAACTCTCGCAGTTCTCAATTTCGCATCAACACTTTCCCATTCCTTCCTTCTCCATCTTCTACCGCTGCATGTTCCATTCGATTTAGGGTTCCGCGCACCACTTCACTTAGACACAAACCATTCACCGTCTCCTGCACTCCCACCGGCACCGAACAACAACAGCTCGACTTCCAAGATCCCCCTCCTTCTTCCCCCCTAGATTGCGTCGGCACCGGCCAAGACGTCGAGTGCGTTGCACCCTTCGCCAATGAAGAACAGGGACAAAACGGCACCGTATCGTTATCTTCGGAGAACAATAAGGAACAAG AAGGGCTTTGGGAATTGACAGTGCTGGTATCACCGTTCTTCTTCTGGGGAACTGCAATGGTGGCTATGAAGGAGGTGATTCCAAAGACAGGCCCGTTCTTTGTGTCGGCGTTCCGGCTAATACCTGCCGGGTTCCTCCTCGTCGGGTTCGCTGCTTCAAGGGGAAGACCATTCCCTTCGGGACTCGATGCCTGGCTCTCAATCTCTCTCTTTGCATTAGTTGATGCAGCTTGCTTTCAG GGTTTTCTTGCAGAAGGGTTGCAGAGGACTTCGGCTGGTTTGGGCAGC GTTATAATTGATTCACAACCTTTGACAGTAGCTGTGCTTGCAGCTTTGTTATTTGGTGAATCCATTGGGATTGTTGGTGCTGCTGGTCTAGTCCTTGGTGTAGTTGGACTTGTATTACTCGAG TTACCGGTGCTGTCATTTGATGAAAGCAATTTCTCACTATGGGGAAGTGGGGAGTGGTGGATGCTTCTTGCAGCCCAGAGTATGGCAGTTGGCACAGTTATGGTTCGATGGGTCTCCAAGTACTCTGATCCTGTCATGGCAACTGGATGG CATATGGTTATTGGTGGCCTCCCTCTAGTGGCATTCTCCATTCTTAACAATGATCCTGCTCTCAGTCAGAGTCTTCAAGAGTACAGTTCAACTGATATATTGGCACTACTCTACACATCCATTTTTGGAAGTGCTGTGAGCTATGGTGTGTTCTTTTATAGTGCAACTAAAG GTAGCTTGACCAAGCTCAGTTCACTTACGTTTTTGACCCCAATGTTTGCTTCAATTTTTGG GTTTCTGTATCTCGGGGAGACCTTCACGCCTGTACAGCTAGTCGGGGCCATCGTTACTATAGCTGCGATATACATGGTTAACTTCAGAAACACTTcagaataa